TCTGTAATCTCTGTAGATCCTGGGTGAGCTTGAACCTGATTCTCGTTTTCAGAAACTCTGGAGTTTTCAGTTTTCCCCAATCTTCTGGCGTAAAGATAACCCGCAGTAGAAGTAGGAATAGCGATAAAAAATCCCAAAAGAATGAGTGTATCCGTATTTGCTGAAAGTTCTTCTGCTGCCGAAATAATAACAGGGGATGGATATACCAGATTAAATGAGGCAACCGCCCCGAGTGCAAGTGCAGTTGCAGTGGAAATGGGGGGGTAATTAAGCTTGGTAGCCAACTCTTTTGCTATCGGAATAAAGATGACATAAGCAAGGATATAGCACATCATTGGCACGGAAAAAAGAAAACCAAGGAAGTTCAGGGCAAGCAGAGGATTTCTGGAAAAACGCATAATGTCAGAAGCTATTAAAGACATTCCACCGGTCTTCTGGAGTAGAAGTCCGATGATACTACCACTGGTGATAATGATAGCAAAACGGGAAAAAACATTTCCAAGTCCCTCAGTTACCGCTTCGACTGCCCCCATGGGTTCTCCTGCAAGCACACCTATAAAAAAAGATACAAGGACAAGGCTAAGGAAAGGATGAAGCCTGAATTTTGCTGTAAGAAGCAGTATGGATATAAGGGCGAAAAGGAAAATAAGGACAGGGTGCATAACATCTAAATCTAAAATCTTTTGAAGTTATAAACAATAAATTATAACAATAAATTATCGACAATAGAGAGTTTTCATCAGTCACATCCTACTTATAACATATAAATATTCTCCTCAGGAAGCTGATCAGAAGAAGAGGAGGAAGAAGAGGAGGAAGAAGAGGAGGAAGAAGAGGAGGAAGAAGAAAGCTGGCTAAGTTCGTCAATTTCCTCTTCTCCAAGTACCCTTGCAAGGTTCAGGAGGATAAGAAGTCTGTTCCCTTTTTTCCCGACTCCGGTCAGATATTCTGCATTAATTTTCGATTTAATCATATCTGGAGTCGGTTCAACAGAAGAAATAGGCAGTTTCAACACCCCACTTACGGAGTTTACAAGCATGCCTATCATTGTATCTCGAACTTCCACTATAATAATTCTAGACAGGCTGTCCCTTTCTTTGGAGCTGAAACCAAGGCGCCTGTTGAGATCTATTACTACAATAATTTTTCCGCGCAGGTTAATTAATCCCTTTACACATTCAGGAGCCTGAGGAACACGGGTGATTTTTGAAACTGGGATGATTTCGGAGACCTGCATGATATCAACCCCGAATTCTTCTCCTGACAGTTCAAAAACCACTAACTGAAGCGATTCTTTTGGAAGTGTAGAATCTTCCTTTATTACTGTTTCCTCAAACATTTCAATCCCTCAGGCCAATTTAAGGATTTTAACCCGCTATATTTAACCAATCATATTTAGTCAATCATATTTAGTCAATCATATTTAGTCAATCATATTTAGTCAATCATATTTAGTCAATCATATTTAGTCAATCATATTTAGTCAATCATATTTAGTCAATCATATTTAGTCAATCATATTTAGTCAATCATATTTAGCCAATCATATTTAACCGACCGCATTTAACCAACAGTATCAACCAACCATATTTAGTCAGAAATATTTTCGGGCTCTCCTTTTGAATTGCCAAGTCTGAATTTTTCAGTGACTTTTTTCATCTTTTCCCCAAGCAAAGAGAGATCATTCGCCATGCTTGCAAGCTCAGACATTGAAGCACTCTGTTCTTCAAGAGCTGCCGCAGTTTCCTGGGTTCCTGCAGCGGACTGCTCCGATATAGAGGATATATCTTCCAGAGTAGAGGTAATTTCTTCAATAGATGCAGACTGTTCTTCTGTAGCAGCTGCAACGTCCTCTATCATATTTGTGATTTCATTGATTGTGGGGACGATTCCTGTAACCATCTCAACCTCTTCACTAACCGATACTGAACCGTTCTTTACGTTCTTTTTACTTGCTTCTATGCTTTCTACGGTATCGCTGATACTATCCCTGATCTCATCAATCAGCCTGGAAATATTTTTGGCTGCGCTTCCGGATTCTTCGGCAAGTTTGCGGACTTCATCGGCTACAACAGAGAATCCTTTACCGTGTTCACCTGCCCGTGCAGCTTCAATTGCGGCATTCAGTGCAAGCATATTGGTCTGGTCTGCAATTCTGGTTATCAGAGTTATGATCTCATTGATCTGCTGAGACTTGGAGTCAAGTTCCTTGATAACAACTTCAGTTTCATCAACAGAAGAACTGATAAGATTCATCTTAAACAGGACATCTCTGGAAACATTTCCGATACTATGAACAGTATCATTCACCAGGTTTGTACTTTTAGAAACTTTCTGGGTGTTATCCGCAATTTCCTGAATATTGTGGGTCATATCCTGCATTGCATGAGTTATATCAACAATTTTTGTGCTCTGCACCTCTGCCCCGTTAGAGATTTCAGCTGCGGTTTCTGAAATTCTCCTTGATGCAGATGCCACTTCTTCAGAAGATGCAGACAATTCTTCCGAAAGTGTGGCAAGGTGAAGTGAACCTCCCTGAATTTCTTTAATCAAACTGCGCAGGTGCTCAACCATTGCTTTAAAAGCCTCTGAAAGCTGGAAGATCTCACTTCTCGAAGAACCTTTAATATTAACATCAAGGTCTCCTTCAGAGATCTTATCAGCAGCTTCAAGCAGTTCGTAGATAGGCCTTTTATAGATGTTCAAAATCACAAAAACAAGTAAAGCACCAATAAGCATTGAAATAAAAGTTACCAGAAAGATCTTATTTATGGAGTTCGAGATCAGTGTATACAATTTTGTTTTCTGGTCAACACGGGCATCTGTAGTTACTTCTCCAACCTGTGCAGCTATATCCATCATATTTATCTCTGCACTCGCTTTTCTTTCTTCCAGAACCTTAAACTGCTCGAAACCGGCCTGGATATTTTTTGCACTTGTAAGTATTTCCTTTCCTGCGGCAATATTTTCCGGCCTTTGCATTCGCCCGTTTAAATCCGTAGAAAGTTCAATGATATCTTCCATGAAAGTATCGAAATTATCTACATATTCCTGATCAGGGTTCATATCATAATTCCGATATTCATTTCTGGCTTTCATTGTCAATACAATGATCTTCTGAGCGCTCTCGGCATTGGAAAATTTTTTCTCGAGAGTTTCATTTGAATAGCCAGCTTCAAACTCCTCCCTGTACTGGATCATCTGGTTTCTAGAAAGCTCATCTGCGTTTGTTATTAGAATTTCACTATATACAGTCAGATTAGCTCTTACATCTGCCTGTTCGTCATCTGCTTCAACATATCGGTTAAAAGCGTCCTCAAACTCACTTGAAGCTGCAAGAACGAAATCCATCCGATCGCGGTTCACAGGATCAAGATAGCCTATGTATATTTCTTTGGATATCGCTGCCTGTGTGGGCACAAAGCTAAGATAATAATAAACTTCTTCTTTATCAGAGGGCTCACCGTGAATAATGTACCTTTCTTCCGCTTGCATAGCGTCCTGCATGTTATTCATGATAAAAGTCATATTCTGGATAGCACGACTCTTCTCCTCAACTTCGTTCATTCCTTGATAACTTACATAACCCACAAAAAAGATCAAAATAAGGAGAAAGGCAAATCCTATCACCACATGCCCTATCTTTGTGCTTTTGTACATCTTTTTCACCCGTGCTTCCAGATTCTTCACCTTTGTGCCCTTTCTATTCTGCAGCCGAACTACAACCCATTGTCAGTGCCTGTTGAAAAGGACAGAAATATATAAACATATAAACACCTGCAAAGGTCTTTATCCAGATTTCCCAACTAGTACTCAATATAGATTATTAAGAATTCATAAATTTTCTGATTCTTAAAGAATAATAACCCCAAATAATAGGAGAACCAGAGTTTCGGCATTTATCAAGAATACTCCTTCTGGAGATATTATTCTGAAAAATACAGTGAAGAACTCGCCACTGTAAGAAACTCTTTCACCTGGGATCCAAAAATATCAAAATTTATGGGTTTGGAAAGGACAGCATAACATCCGGCTTTAAGGAATTCTTGTTTACTTTCAGGATCACAATGTCCTGTAATGGCAACCACTTTTATGCTTCGTGTATCAGGGTTGCACTTTATCCGTTGAAGCAGTTCAAGACCATGCATCTTTGGAAGTTCCATATCCATCAGTACAAGATCAACTTTGACCTTACTGAGAACTTCCAGCGCTTCAAAGCCATTTTTTGCCTTTTTCGGCTCATATCCGTAAGATTTCAAAAGGTCAGCTTCAACAACAAGATTAAGCAGGTTATCCTCAACGATCAGGATTTCAGGCATTTGATCATCAGGCATTTGATCATCAGGCATTTGATCAGCTCCAGTGCTTGCCGGAAGAATTCTCTGAATGAGATTCTTCTTATAAAGGTGCTGTTTTTACTGAGATATTATTCTTATAGGGGGTATTTTTGAAAAATATTTTACCATAGGAAACAATAAACGGCTTAATTACATGAAATATTTTATCATTACTCATCGTAGTAAAAATCTTATTATCACTCATCGTAGTAAAAATCCTATTATTACTCATCGAATCTTATTATCACTCATCGTAGTAAAAATCCTATTATTACTCATCGAATCTTATTATTACTCATCGAATCCCATTATTACTCATCGAATCCTATTATTACTCATCGTAGTAAAAATCCTATTATTACCCATCGTAGTAAAAATTTTAGTAAATACCCTTATAAATTTTCTATTGCAAACAAATTTTATTTAAATTTCACATCTTTTGACATAATTAGTAAGATTTGAAGACAAATCAGTTGGAATTTACATGCTGGTACTTAAACATTTACAACTAAATTCTAATACCAAATAGAGTGAATTTAAATGACAAAAAGAAGACATTCAGTCTCCAGTGTTGATCTTTAACATAACGATATAGCAGATAGCAGTAAATTACCCGGCTTAATAAAGATAATATGAATTCCTGTAGAATATAAAGTTATTTGTTAAGATATATACCACTATATGAATATATAAACAGATGATAAAAATATCCATTTTTTATTTGGATGTGTTTCCAGAAAAAGTTGATTCTACGTAGGATATGAAAACAAGTGCCTTAAAAGCGTTCAAAATTATTCTGTGCAGTAGCAGACCCTGACAATATAAATAGGATTTTTAAAACTTAACAAACCTTTAAAAATATTGTGTTAAAATGCAAACATCCCGCAATTGAGACGAGTTTAAAGCTACATAAATTACTAAAGACAATTAAATAAGTTTAATATAGCAGGACTCTCATGTATTTTTTTACATAAACATGAAAAACTTACGTTAACAACTTACGTTAACAACATACGTTAACAACATACGTTAACAACTTACGTTAACAACTTACGTTAACAACTTACATTAACAACTTACGCTAACAACATACGTTAACAACATACGCTAACAACATACGTTAACAACATACGCTAACAACATACGTTAACAACATACGTTAACATAATATATACTCTGATTTTTAAAAGATGAAATTGTAAGGTAAAGTAAGGTAACTTCAGAGCAGTTCCAAAAGGGCAGTTCCAGATATACAGTCGAACAAATACCATCACATAAGACATTGTCACAAAGATATTATCACTTACTTAATAAAAATAAAAGAAGGTAAATAGATGGCAAGAGTAATGATCGTGGACGATGCCGAATTTATGCGGATGGTAATCAAAGACATTCTTTTAAAGCACGGACACGAGGTGGTTGCTGAGGTCGGTGATGGGGAAGAAGCAATTCAGACCTACCTAGAGGTAAAACCTGACCTCGTGCTAATGGACATAATAATGCCAAATATGGATGGGAAAGAGGCATTGAAAAAACTTCTTTTAATGGACCCTGATGCAAAAGTTGTAATGTGCTCTTCTCTTGGGCAGCAGGCTCTGATAACGGAATCGATAAAAATAGGTGCCATGGGTTTCATAGTAAAACCTTTTGAGTCCAATAGTATGCTGGATGTAATCAAAAAAATTGCTGAACCAAATTAACTGAAGAGCTTTAAATAAAACGTTCGATTCTGAATTAACTATCCGAATTTTAGATTAAATATCTTATTTCTGTAGTAAGTACTCAATTACTGGATTAAACAGTTAGTTTCTGGATTGCAGAAATGAGTTCTGGACCAAGAAAGACTGAATCGAAATACTTGAGTTTACTTGAGTTAAATAAAAACAATTTTTAAATAAAACGATTCAACAAAAAAGTGCTTGAAATGACTATCTGCGCACTCATAGTAGATGATTCTGCTTTAATTCGCAAAGTTCTCTCCGATATTCTCAGTGAAGACCAGAAGATCAGGGTTATCGGAACGGCAGTCAACGGAAAAGATGGTCTTGAAAAAGTCAAGAAACTTAGGCCCGATGTAGTACTTCTGGACAATGTAATGCCCGTTCTTGACGGCCTTAAGACTCTTGCCCGTATCATGAAAGAATATCCGACTCCTGTAGTTATAGTGTCAGCTCTGGGGGAAAGAGCTGAAGAGATTACCCTTACAGCTTTTGAATATGGAGCAGTGGATGTGATCGAAAAGCCCTCAGGTATTCTCAGTCAGAACATGCCTGAAATGGCAGAGGAAATTTGCAGGAAAGTCAGGACAGCTTCAAAAGCTAACCTTAAAAACCTGGAATGCATGCGAGATTTAGAACCCTGGAATCCAGAGAAAGAGGAGAAGAAAGAGGAGAAGAAAGAGGAGAAGAAAGGGGAGGAGAAAGAGGAGAAGAAAGGGGAGGAGAAAGAGGAGAAGAAAGGGGAGAAGAAAAAGAACCGGGAAAAAGTAACCTCTGTAAGAAATGTACTGGCAATAGGCGCATCCACAGGAGGTCCAAGGGCCCTGGAAAAACTTATAGGCTCACTCCCCGCTGAGATTCCAGCTGCAGTTCTTGTAGTACAGCACATGCCTCCGGGATTTACAGCATCTCTTTCTAAAAGGCTTGATGCAAAGTCAGCCCTCAGGGTAAGAGAGGCACAGGAAGGGGATATAGTAGAAGAGGGAACTGTGCTTATAGCCCCGGGTAATTATCATATGGAAATTGTACGAAATAAAGTAAACGGCCATGAAGAAGAAGTAGTACATCTATCCTGCAGCCCAAAAGAATTGGGATCCAGACCTTCAGTAAATGTCCTTTTCAGATCACTTGCCCCGGTTTACGGCTCCAGAGCTATTTCCCTTGTCCTTACAGGAATGAACTGTGATGGAGCAGATGGAGCTGAAGAAATTAAAAAAATGGGGGGCAAAGTAATCGCAGAAGCCCGGAGTTCATGTGTGGTATACGGAATGCCCGGAGAGATTGTAAGACGAAACCTGGCAGACTTCGTGCTCCCTCTGGACAGGATGGCTGAAGAAATTATCAGAATAGTAAAATAAAGTTAAAGATAAAATATCTTTTATTTACCGCAAGATTAGCCGGAAAAAGCAAATCAGCCGGAAAAAGCAAATCAGCCGGAAAAAGCAAATTAGCCGGAAAAAGCAAATCAGCCGGAAAAGTAAAAAGTAGAAATAAAACAAAAAACAAAGTAAAAAGAGAAAAAAACAAAAAAAGAGTACAGAGATAAGGAAAAATTTTTAAAATTTTTCGGAAATTCAGATACCTCTCAGGACTATAAAAGGCAGGGAAAAATCATGGATATGTCAAAATATATAGACATTTTCAGGTCGGAATCTGAAAAATATATTAAAGAAATGAGTGATTCCCTGCTGGCGCTTGAACTGGATCCTGAAAATGTCGAGCAGATGAATGTAATGTTCCGTGCAGCCCATACTTTCAAAGGCATGGCTGCAACCATGGGATTCAGGCAGATTGTTGAACTAACACATGAGATGGAAAGCCTGATTGACAGGTTCCGGACAGGACGGCTGATTCTTGATTCTTCTTTAATTGATATTCTCTTCGAATGTCTGGATGCTCTGGAGGAACTTGTTGAAAATGTTTGCAAGGGCATGGAAAGTAAAACCGAAGAGAAAAAAAAAGATAGAAGTGAAAGTAATAAGTCTCATCCCGATACCGGGGAAGTTCTGAAAACTCTCAGGACTATAAATAATCCCTTAGAAGAAGTTGTCCCTCGAAAAATTGAATCCGAACCCTTTTCTGCAGACAAAAAAATAAAGGAAAAAGTCGAGAAAAAAGAAGTAGAAAAAGAAGTAGAAAAAGAAGTAGAAAAAGAAGTAGAAAAAGAAGTAGAAAAAGAAGTAGAAAAAGAAGTAGAAAAAGAAGTAGAAAAAGAAGTAGAAAAAGAAGTAGAAAAAGAAGTAGAAGCAGAAGTGGAAGAAGAAAAGGAAACAAACGAAAAAAAAGAAGATAAAAAAGAGACAGAAGAGGGAAAAGAGAAAAAGGAAGAGGGGAAAGAGAAAAAGGAAGAGGGGAAAGAGAAAAAGGAAGAGGAGAAAGAGAAAAAGGAAGAGGAGAAAGAGAAAAAGGAAGAGGGGAAAGAGAAAGGAAGAAGGGAAGAAGAGGAAGAAGAAAAGCAGCTCGAAAGTATAAATGAAGAACTAAATGAAAAAAAAAGGGGTACTGCTTCTGAACAGGATTTTAAAGTAAAGGGTGTACAAAGCTTAAAAATACAGAATTCAAAGATACAGAGTTCAAGGATCAGCACGGAACAGTTAGACAAGCTGATGAATCTTGTGGGTGAACTCATAATTAACAGGAGCAGGGTAAAAGAGCTTACAGGGGAATCTAAATCAAAGGATCTTGAGCTTGCACTTTCCGAATTCAAGAAACTAACAAGGGAACTTCAGGAAGAAGTGTTAGAGATCAGAATGGTTCCTCTGGATCATATAACCAATATTTTTCCCAGGATGATAAGGGATCTTGCAAGGGCACAAAATAAAAAAATTAACTTTGTAATCAGGGGAAAAGAAATCAAACTCGATAGAGCTATTATGGAAGAAATCGGAGACCCTCTGGTGCACCTGTTAAGAAACGCAGTGGACCATGGAATAGAAACTCCCGAAAAGCGTGTGAAACTCGGGAAAGAGGAAACCGGTACTATAATGATTACGGCTTCAAAGCAGCAAAATTATGTTCTTATCAAAATAGAAGATGATGGAAGAGGAATAAACACAGAAAAAATCCGCAAAGCTGCATTGAAAAAAGGACTTATTTCAAGAGAGGAAACTGAACAGCTTTCGGAAAGAGAAGCAATACAGCTGATTTTTGCACCGGGACTCAGTACTG
The Methanosarcina sp. WWM596 DNA segment above includes these coding regions:
- a CDS encoding chemotaxis protein CheW, with translation MFEETVIKEDSTLPKESLQLVVFELSGEEFGVDIMQVSEIIPVSKITRVPQAPECVKGLINLRGKIIVVIDLNRRLGFSSKERDSLSRIIIVEVRDTMIGMLVNSVSGVLKLPISSVEPTPDMIKSKINAEYLTGVGKKGNRLLILLNLARVLGEEEIDELSQLSSSSSSSSSSSSSSSSSSSDQLPEENIYML
- a CDS encoding methyl-accepting chemotaxis protein, translating into MKNLEARVKKMYKSTKIGHVVIGFAFLLILIFFVGYVSYQGMNEVEEKSRAIQNMTFIMNNMQDAMQAEERYIIHGEPSDKEEVYYYLSFVPTQAAISKEIYIGYLDPVNRDRMDFVLAASSEFEDAFNRYVEADDEQADVRANLTVYSEILITNADELSRNQMIQYREEFEAGYSNETLEKKFSNAESAQKIIVLTMKARNEYRNYDMNPDQEYVDNFDTFMEDIIELSTDLNGRMQRPENIAAGKEILTSAKNIQAGFEQFKVLEERKASAEINMMDIAAQVGEVTTDARVDQKTKLYTLISNSINKIFLVTFISMLIGALLVFVILNIYKRPIYELLEAADKISEGDLDVNIKGSSRSEIFQLSEAFKAMVEHLRSLIKEIQGGSLHLATLSEELSASSEEVASASRRISETAAEISNGAEVQSTKIVDITHAMQDMTHNIQEIADNTQKVSKSTNLVNDTVHSIGNVSRDVLFKMNLISSSVDETEVVIKELDSKSQQINEIITLITRIADQTNMLALNAAIEAARAGEHGKGFSVVADEVRKLAEESGSAAKNISRLIDEIRDSISDTVESIEASKKNVKNGSVSVSEEVEMVTGIVPTINEITNMIEDVAAATEEQSASIEEITSTLEDISSISEQSAAGTQETAAALEEQSASMSELASMANDLSLLGEKMKKVTEKFRLGNSKGEPENISD
- a CDS encoding response regulator; its protein translation is MPDDQMPDDQMPEILIVEDNLLNLVVEADLLKSYGYEPKKAKNGFEALEVLSKVKVDLVLMDMELPKMHGLELLQRIKCNPDTRSIKVVAITGHCDPESKQEFLKAGCYAVLSKPINFDIFGSQVKEFLTVASSSLYFSE
- a CDS encoding response regulator, which encodes MARVMIVDDAEFMRMVIKDILLKHGHEVVAEVGDGEEAIQTYLEVKPDLVLMDIIMPNMDGKEALKKLLLMDPDAKVVMCSSLGQQALITESIKIGAMGFIVKPFESNSMLDVIKKIAEPN
- a CDS encoding chemotaxis response regulator protein-glutamate methylesterase codes for the protein MTICALIVDDSALIRKVLSDILSEDQKIRVIGTAVNGKDGLEKVKKLRPDVVLLDNVMPVLDGLKTLARIMKEYPTPVVIVSALGERAEEITLTAFEYGAVDVIEKPSGILSQNMPEMAEEICRKVRTASKANLKNLECMRDLEPWNPEKEEKKEEKKEEKKGEEKEEKKGEEKEEKKGEKKKNREKVTSVRNVLAIGASTGGPRALEKLIGSLPAEIPAAVLVVQHMPPGFTASLSKRLDAKSALRVREAQEGDIVEEGTVLIAPGNYHMEIVRNKVNGHEEEVVHLSCSPKELGSRPSVNVLFRSLAPVYGSRAISLVLTGMNCDGADGAEEIKKMGGKVIAEARSSCVVYGMPGEIVRRNLADFVLPLDRMAEEIIRIVK
- a CDS encoding chemotaxis protein CheA, whose protein sequence is MDMSKYIDIFRSESEKYIKEMSDSLLALELDPENVEQMNVMFRAAHTFKGMAATMGFRQIVELTHEMESLIDRFRTGRLILDSSLIDILFECLDALEELVENVCKGMESKTEEKKKDRSESNKSHPDTGEVLKTLRTINNPLEEVVPRKIESEPFSADKKIKEKVEKKEVEKEVEKEVEKEVEKEVEKEVEKEVEKEVEKEVEKEVEKEVEAEVEEEKETNEKKEDKKETEEGKEKKEEGKEKKEEGKEKKEEEKEKKEEEKEKKEEGKEKGRREEEEEEKQLESINEELNEKKRGTASEQDFKVKGVQSLKIQNSKIQSSRISTEQLDKLMNLVGELIINRSRVKELTGESKSKDLELALSEFKKLTRELQEEVLEIRMVPLDHITNIFPRMIRDLARAQNKKINFVIRGKEIKLDRAIMEEIGDPLVHLLRNAVDHGIETPEKRVKLGKEETGTIMITASKQQNYVLIKIEDDGRGINTEKIRKAALKKGLISREETEQLSEREAIQLIFAPGLSTASMVTDLSGRGIGMDVVKNRIERLGGSVKVESKPGSGSMFELKLPITIALYQAMLVKVGMERYAIPFTSIVKNISVRKEEVRHIRGEEVIVINEKALPLLRLRKLFQLPAAQREENLVVVIVEKAGQSIGIVVDALLGKQEVIIKNFKSRLLEKTRGFAGATIMGDGSVILILDVNSII